A portion of the Cryptosporangium phraense genome contains these proteins:
- a CDS encoding LLM class flavin-dependent oxidoreductase gives MSDRRFRFGLVAAPTMSGDEWVGLARRAESLGYDILLVPDVPETGSPFPAAGIAAGATTALRVGTFVLVAPVRTPSSIAAESRTLDRLSNGRFELGLGTGRPGAEALAAQLGTEFPPAAERIARVGAAAEAVRAAAAPGTAGPGAANPGGVGARTGPRILVAGAGPRILTLAAQVADTITIALPPSADEAALAQAVGSLRESAGDRFEQIELALNLAAVGEKPVPGLERWLGGTPAELAARGAIGVLTGTPAEMADRLSRRRDELGISYVAANAAAIDDLAPVVERLTGT, from the coding sequence ATGTCCGATCGGCGGTTCCGGTTCGGCCTGGTGGCCGCGCCGACCATGAGTGGGGACGAGTGGGTCGGGTTGGCCCGGCGGGCCGAGTCGCTCGGGTACGACATCCTGTTGGTGCCGGACGTGCCGGAGACCGGGTCGCCGTTCCCGGCCGCGGGGATCGCCGCGGGGGCGACCACCGCGCTCCGGGTCGGGACGTTCGTGCTGGTAGCGCCGGTGCGTACGCCGTCGTCGATCGCGGCCGAGAGCCGTACGCTGGATCGGCTCTCCAATGGACGGTTCGAGCTCGGACTGGGCACCGGCCGCCCGGGTGCGGAGGCCCTCGCGGCTCAGCTCGGCACCGAGTTCCCGCCGGCCGCGGAACGCATCGCCCGCGTCGGAGCCGCCGCCGAGGCCGTCCGCGCCGCCGCGGCCCCGGGCACTGCTGGGCCGGGCGCAGCGAACCCGGGCGGTGTGGGGGCCCGGACCGGGCCGCGGATCCTCGTTGCCGGGGCGGGGCCGAGGATTCTCACGCTGGCGGCTCAGGTCGCCGACACGATCACGATCGCGCTTCCGCCGTCGGCCGACGAGGCGGCGCTCGCCCAGGCGGTGGGGTCTCTCCGCGAATCGGCCGGCGACCGGTTCGAGCAGATCGAGCTCGCGCTCAACCTCGCGGCGGTCGGTGAGAAGCCGGTTCCCGGGCTCGAGCGGTGGCTCGGGGGGACTCCGGCCGAGTTGGCCGCCCGCGGGGCGATCGGCGTGCTCACCGGCACTCCGGCCGAGATGGCCGATCGCTTGTCGAGGCGCCGCGACGAGCTCGGCATCTCGTACGTCGCCGCCAACGCCGCCGCCATCGACGATCTGGCCCCGGTAGTCGAACGCCTGACCGGCACCTGA
- a CDS encoding diol dehydratase reactivase ATPase-like domain-containing protein, with protein MSLRVVAGVDVGNATTEVVLASVATGEPVAWDRTMTRGVKGSPSSVQGAAALVRRLVRRVGGELVGAAVAPLRPVRVSAGVVRAAPVDTGRFAVVAAGVSSPGGSGVGVGRPVPLETLARVAGPLAGGPPVGGSVAGGSVVVLVAGGYREAVPRLRELISAGAPIVGVLLAADEARLVANRLGAPVPVVDGVDLSEVASASAVAVEVAEAGRPLRRLTDPLFLAGALSAGASETAALRRVARRVADVSSAVVAALPVAPPVVSTPSSLIRTPSGDVSLADAARRDVDAIAYVLEGAEPVDVDDLAVVDVGALASSLLVRAGAGESGFVLAGLLPSGGPVPASELLAEALGVPVRCAPSEASAALRGALTTPGAPPDAVVLDLGGGTVDVVGAGVGPGEAGGGAGVAGGGAGVGGGLAEGGVDGGRGGVGGAGGGAVGERVMAGGGDLLTAAVALGLGVTRGVAEWAKRGPAVRVETPQLATQEDGDKTFLPAPQPPGTVGWLAAPGPAGLLPVTVRIGPAEWRSFRLSLKQAVLGTAVRRGLAGASGGTVLVVGGPAGDDEVLRVVDAVLPDGVGLGRGNVAGRLGHRYAVAWGLALSAAPR; from the coding sequence GTGTCGCTGAGGGTCGTCGCGGGCGTCGACGTCGGCAACGCCACGACCGAGGTCGTGCTCGCCTCGGTCGCGACCGGCGAGCCCGTGGCCTGGGACCGGACGATGACCCGGGGTGTGAAGGGCTCGCCGTCGTCGGTGCAGGGTGCGGCGGCGTTGGTGCGCCGGTTGGTGCGGCGGGTGGGTGGGGAGTTGGTGGGGGCGGCGGTGGCGCCGTTGCGTCCGGTGCGGGTGTCGGCCGGGGTGGTGCGGGCGGCTCCGGTGGATACGGGGCGGTTCGCGGTGGTGGCGGCTGGGGTTTCGTCGCCGGGTGGGTCGGGGGTGGGGGTCGGGCGGCCGGTGCCGTTGGAGACCTTGGCCCGGGTGGCCGGGCCGCTGGCCGGCGGGCCGCCGGTAGGCGGGTCGGTGGCGGGCGGGTCGGTCGTGGTGCTCGTGGCGGGTGGGTACCGGGAGGCGGTGCCTCGGCTGCGGGAGTTGATCTCGGCGGGGGCGCCGATCGTCGGGGTGCTGCTGGCCGCGGACGAGGCCCGGTTGGTGGCGAACCGGCTCGGCGCGCCGGTGCCCGTCGTCGACGGGGTGGACCTGTCCGAGGTGGCCTCGGCGTCCGCGGTGGCGGTGGAGGTCGCGGAGGCCGGACGTCCCTTGCGACGGCTGACCGATCCGTTGTTCCTGGCCGGTGCGTTGTCGGCCGGGGCGTCCGAGACCGCTGCGCTGCGCCGGGTGGCCCGCCGGGTGGCCGACGTCTCGAGCGCGGTCGTGGCCGCCCTCCCGGTGGCTCCGCCCGTCGTCAGCACCCCTTCCAGCCTCATTCGGACGCCGTCCGGCGACGTGTCGCTGGCCGACGCGGCGCGGCGGGACGTGGACGCGATCGCCTACGTCCTCGAGGGCGCCGAGCCGGTGGACGTGGACGACCTGGCCGTCGTGGACGTGGGGGCGCTCGCGTCGTCACTGCTGGTGCGGGCCGGAGCCGGGGAGTCGGGGTTCGTGCTGGCCGGGTTGCTGCCGTCGGGCGGGCCGGTGCCGGCGTCGGAGTTGCTGGCGGAGGCGTTGGGCGTGCCGGTGCGGTGCGCGCCGAGCGAGGCGTCGGCCGCGTTGCGCGGAGCGCTGACGACGCCGGGCGCCCCGCCGGACGCAGTGGTCCTCGACCTGGGCGGCGGGACCGTCGACGTGGTCGGCGCCGGCGTCGGTCCCGGCGAAGCCGGGGGCGGCGCGGGTGTGGCCGGGGGCGGCGCGGGTGTCGGCGGCGGCCTCGCCGAGGGCGGGGTCGACGGAGGCAGGGGCGGGGTCGGCGGGGCTGGGGGCGGGGCGGTCGGGGAGCGGGTGATGGCCGGTGGGGGAGACCTGTTGACCGCGGCGGTGGCGCTCGGGCTGGGGGTGACGCGGGGCGTCGCGGAGTGGGCGAAGCGCGGTCCGGCCGTGCGGGTGGAGACGCCGCAGTTGGCGACCCAGGAGGACGGCGACAAGACGTTCCTGCCCGCGCCGCAGCCGCCGGGCACCGTCGGATGGCTCGCGGCGCCGGGGCCGGCCGGTCTGCTGCCGGTCACGGTCCGGATCGGACCGGCCGAGTGGCGCTCGTTCCGCCTTTCGTTGAAGCAGGCCGTGCTGGGCACAGCGGTACGGCGCGGGCTGGCCGGGGCGTCCGGCGGAACCGTGCTGGTGGTCGGCGGCCCGGCCGGCGACGACGAGGTGCTCCGGGTGGTGGACGCCGTGCTGCCGGACGGCGTCGGCCTGGGCCGTGGAAACGTGGCCGGCCGACTGGGTCACCGCTATGCCGTCGCCTGGGGCTTGGCGCTGTCGGCCGCGCCGCGATAG
- a CDS encoding diol dehydratase small subunit: MKAFSGRALDSVTLDSVRAGEVSADDLRIHPETLEHQAQVASQHGNPQLAANFRRAAELTALDDDDVMRIYEALRPRRSTFEELSEIADWLAERGAVINAELVREAAAVYQRRGLCR; encoded by the coding sequence ATGAAGGCCTTTTCTGGGCGGGCGCTGGACTCGGTGACGTTGGACTCCGTGCGGGCCGGTGAGGTGTCGGCCGATGACCTGCGGATCCATCCGGAGACGCTGGAGCACCAGGCCCAGGTGGCTTCGCAGCACGGCAACCCGCAGTTGGCGGCGAACTTCCGGCGGGCCGCCGAGCTCACCGCGCTCGACGACGACGACGTGATGCGGATCTACGAGGCGTTGCGCCCGCGCCGGAGCACGTTCGAGGAGCTGTCCGAGATCGCCGATTGGCTGGCCGAGCGGGGCGCGGTGATCAACGCCGAGTTGGTGCGGGAGGCGGCCGCGGTCTACCAGCGGCGCGGTCTGTGTCGCTGA
- a CDS encoding propanediol/glycerol family dehydratase large subunit has protein sequence MGVGRIRALDAQRVNLDGFAVENPDLGLVALRSPHDPEPSLRLVDGRVVELDGVAEDDFDTIDAFIAVHGLDLDVAEEAMAYTDVQLARMLVDFAVPRQQVVRLIAGCTPAKLARVLALLRPAELTMAMTKLRARKTPSNQGHVTNRADDPLLLAADAATAAAYGFRELETTVPVLADAPSNAVAVSVGAAVGAAGVLVQCSVEEALELELGLRGFVSYAETVSLYGTEDVFTDGDDTPWSKAFLTSAYASRGIKMRVSSGAGAEVLMGGAERRSMLYLESRCVALARAIGAQGVQNGGIDGASVAAAVPNGVRELMAENVMVMARNLEACTGNDALMSESDVRRTSRTLPILLAGSDFVCSGFGTIQRYDNMFGPSNWNAEDLDDWLAMQRDWGVDGGLRTAPPDSLEALRRRAAEAVQAVYRWFGLADLSDESVDAAVDAVGSKDLVGDDALSVLNAARTIRESGLSMVDVVAALAESGFEDEAARMLAMLKARVVGDYLQTAAIFTEDMSVLSAVTDPNDYAGPGTGYEPSPARRKEIDDIRQARSVEDLRAEQASWASDAISVAGPGLVGTDPRDVVIGVSPATGREIWRTLSGLTVVDVLREILAGIEEEGCVGRVVRVNDTLDLGMIGLSAARLAGSGVSVGLQAKGTALIHRRDLPPLANLELYSVAPVLGRGDYRLLGVNAARHARGAIPEPAKNPYTDEAIEARYHTAVVSLIAVERGCCAPIGPDELKVAE, from the coding sequence ATGGGCGTGGGGCGGATCCGGGCCTTGGACGCCCAGCGCGTGAACCTCGACGGGTTCGCGGTCGAGAACCCCGATCTCGGCCTGGTCGCGCTGCGCTCGCCGCACGACCCGGAGCCCTCGCTCCGGCTGGTCGACGGCCGGGTCGTCGAGCTGGACGGCGTGGCCGAGGACGACTTCGACACGATCGACGCGTTCATCGCCGTCCACGGGCTCGACCTGGACGTCGCCGAGGAGGCGATGGCCTACACCGACGTCCAGCTGGCCCGGATGCTCGTCGACTTCGCGGTCCCGCGGCAGCAGGTGGTGCGCCTGATCGCGGGCTGCACCCCGGCGAAGCTCGCCCGGGTGCTGGCGCTGCTCCGGCCGGCCGAGCTCACGATGGCGATGACCAAGCTGCGGGCCCGCAAGACGCCCAGCAACCAGGGGCACGTCACGAACCGCGCCGACGATCCGCTGCTGCTCGCCGCCGACGCGGCGACCGCGGCCGCCTACGGCTTCCGCGAGCTCGAGACCACGGTGCCGGTACTGGCCGACGCACCCTCGAACGCGGTCGCGGTGAGCGTCGGGGCGGCCGTCGGCGCGGCCGGCGTCCTCGTGCAGTGTTCGGTGGAGGAGGCGCTCGAGCTGGAGCTCGGCCTGCGCGGGTTCGTCTCCTACGCCGAGACCGTCTCGCTCTACGGCACCGAGGACGTCTTCACCGACGGCGACGACACGCCCTGGTCGAAGGCGTTCCTGACGTCGGCCTACGCGTCGCGCGGGATCAAGATGCGGGTGTCGTCCGGAGCTGGGGCCGAGGTCCTGATGGGTGGCGCGGAGCGCCGCTCGATGCTCTACCTGGAGTCGCGCTGCGTGGCCCTGGCCCGGGCGATCGGCGCGCAGGGCGTGCAGAACGGAGGCATCGACGGCGCGTCGGTCGCGGCCGCGGTGCCGAACGGCGTGCGTGAGCTGATGGCCGAGAACGTGATGGTGATGGCCCGCAACCTGGAGGCCTGCACCGGCAACGACGCGCTGATGAGCGAGTCCGACGTCCGGAGGACGTCGCGGACGCTGCCGATCCTGCTGGCCGGGTCCGACTTCGTGTGCAGCGGGTTCGGCACGATCCAGCGCTACGACAACATGTTCGGCCCGAGCAACTGGAACGCCGAGGACCTCGACGACTGGCTCGCGATGCAGCGTGACTGGGGTGTCGACGGCGGCCTGCGGACCGCTCCGCCGGACTCGCTGGAGGCGCTGCGCCGGCGCGCCGCCGAGGCGGTGCAGGCCGTCTACCGCTGGTTCGGCCTCGCCGACCTGTCCGACGAGTCGGTCGACGCGGCGGTGGACGCCGTCGGGTCGAAGGATCTGGTCGGGGACGACGCTCTCAGCGTGCTGAACGCGGCCCGGACGATCCGGGAGAGCGGCCTGTCGATGGTGGACGTGGTCGCGGCGCTGGCCGAGTCGGGGTTCGAGGACGAGGCCGCCCGGATGCTGGCGATGCTGAAGGCCCGGGTCGTGGGCGACTACCTGCAGACCGCGGCGATCTTCACCGAGGACATGTCGGTGCTCTCGGCCGTGACCGACCCGAACGACTACGCCGGTCCGGGCACCGGGTACGAGCCGTCCCCGGCCCGTCGGAAAGAGATCGACGACATCCGGCAGGCGCGGTCGGTGGAGGACCTCCGGGCCGAGCAGGCCTCGTGGGCGTCGGACGCGATCTCGGTGGCCGGGCCGGGTCTCGTCGGGACCGATCCGCGGGACGTCGTGATCGGCGTCTCGCCGGCGACCGGCCGGGAGATCTGGCGGACGCTCTCCGGGCTGACCGTCGTCGACGTGCTCCGTGAGATCCTGGCCGGGATCGAGGAGGAGGGCTGCGTCGGGCGGGTGGTGCGGGTGAACGACACGCTCGACCTGGGCATGATCGGGCTGTCGGCGGCCCGGTTGGCCGGGTCCGGCGTGTCGGTCGGGCTGCAGGCGAAGGGCACCGCGCTGATCCACCGGCGGGACCTGCCGCCGCTGGCCAACCTCGAGCTGTACTCGGTGGCGCCGGTGCTGGGACGGGGTGACTACCGGCTGCTCGGGGTGAACGCGGCCCGGCACGCGCGAGGCGCGATTCCGGAGCCGGCCAAGAACCCGTACACCGACGAAGCGATCGAGGCGCGGTACCACACCGCGGTGGTGTCGCTGATCGCGGTGGAGCGGGGCTGCTGCGCGCCGATCGGCCCGGACGAGCTGAAGGTGGCTGAATGA
- a CDS encoding serine/threonine-protein kinase, with protein sequence MLMNRERLGAAIPAYEVGERIGRGGYGVVYAARHRRIGWQAAVKVLADGETDAELRERFLSEATMLAELDHPHIVRIHDYVESEGLCLLIMERVTGPMLHQRPGLTAIEACGAGLAIADALAAVHQRGLLHRDVRPENVLYTNDGILKLVGFGTVSDGASLVSAASGTPAYTAPERIQGFRIGPATDVYSLGVVLYELFSGKLPFSRDLPLSALLHHHVNVPPPRLLTVPRSLSAVLDQSLSKDPNDRQRSAHEFAIDLGRGAAEALGVDWLDQVSVPIRVSSRVRSAARGRMEGVTRMGSLEADERSLTARASVAVPGQTSPNRALAGSPTSGAPVSGAPALDAPVSGAPVSGAPISGAPTSGFPRSGGRPAFDEGPPPPETKFPDYDDPDDWPPADEGGRPRRPWYRRPGILSAIGAVTVLAVTGVTLAVLAPWKSDSGDGEIAIRTTTPRGLVVDGSGNLYVSDVSNRQIRKVTPSGQVSVVAGTGPEVSPGSGGDGGPAMKAQLAYPQSLAIGPEGSLYIADTAERRIRQVTADGKIRTVVGGQPTASESDDLTNPQAAQLPNFFVIATSRTGQLYIAESGSGTQRVRRLGTKGLTVVAENPTEETTAGTPDSSAALDQIRSIAVGSDGRVYVADRGHHIIWGFQVNGDIEPVAGGGTLADCPSKIVANGPDALGISSENALYVGSYGVCELRNGGSARELVSGRYVDAVAAGPNGVVYFLSQNAIFKRTSGGDLTQISINLN encoded by the coding sequence ATGCTGATGAATCGCGAGCGCTTGGGCGCCGCCATACCGGCCTATGAGGTCGGTGAGCGGATCGGCCGAGGCGGGTACGGCGTCGTGTACGCCGCCCGTCACCGGCGGATCGGCTGGCAAGCGGCGGTCAAAGTGCTGGCGGACGGGGAAACGGACGCGGAGCTCCGCGAGCGCTTCCTCTCCGAGGCGACGATGCTCGCCGAACTCGACCATCCGCACATCGTGCGGATTCATGACTACGTCGAGAGCGAAGGGCTCTGCCTGCTCATCATGGAGCGGGTGACCGGCCCGATGCTGCATCAACGGCCCGGGCTGACGGCGATCGAAGCCTGCGGCGCCGGTCTGGCCATCGCCGACGCGCTGGCTGCGGTCCACCAGCGCGGCCTGCTGCACCGGGACGTCCGCCCGGAGAACGTGCTCTACACGAACGACGGAATCCTCAAGCTGGTCGGGTTCGGCACCGTTTCCGACGGTGCGTCACTGGTCAGCGCGGCCTCCGGGACACCCGCCTACACCGCGCCCGAACGGATCCAGGGGTTCCGGATCGGCCCGGCGACCGACGTCTACTCGCTCGGCGTCGTGCTCTACGAGCTGTTCAGCGGGAAGCTGCCGTTCAGCCGCGACCTGCCGCTCTCGGCGCTGCTGCACCACCACGTCAACGTGCCACCACCGCGATTGCTCACTGTTCCCCGGTCGCTCTCGGCCGTGCTCGACCAGTCGCTGAGCAAGGACCCCAACGACCGGCAGCGGTCGGCGCACGAGTTCGCGATCGACCTGGGCCGCGGCGCGGCCGAGGCGCTCGGCGTGGACTGGCTCGACCAGGTCTCGGTGCCGATCCGGGTGTCGAGCCGGGTCCGCAGCGCGGCCCGGGGGCGGATGGAGGGCGTGACCCGGATGGGGTCGCTCGAGGCCGACGAGCGGTCGCTGACCGCCCGCGCGAGCGTGGCCGTCCCCGGTCAGACCAGTCCGAACCGGGCCCTCGCCGGTTCCCCTACCAGCGGCGCCCCCGTCTCCGGGGCCCCCGCTCTCGACGCTCCGGTCAGTGGCGCCCCGGTCAGCGGCGCCCCCATCTCCGGTGCCCCGACGTCGGGCTTCCCGCGGTCGGGCGGTCGCCCGGCCTTCGACGAGGGGCCGCCTCCGCCGGAGACGAAGTTCCCCGACTACGACGATCCGGACGACTGGCCGCCGGCCGACGAGGGCGGGCGTCCGCGCCGGCCCTGGTACCGCCGTCCCGGGATCCTCAGCGCGATCGGCGCGGTCACGGTCCTGGCCGTCACCGGCGTGACGCTGGCCGTGCTCGCGCCCTGGAAGTCCGATTCCGGCGACGGTGAGATCGCGATCCGCACGACCACGCCCCGCGGCCTGGTCGTCGACGGCTCCGGCAACCTCTACGTCAGCGACGTCTCCAACCGGCAGATCCGCAAGGTGACGCCGTCCGGCCAGGTGTCGGTCGTGGCCGGCACCGGCCCCGAGGTCAGCCCCGGGTCCGGCGGCGACGGCGGGCCCGCGATGAAGGCCCAGCTGGCGTACCCGCAGTCGCTGGCGATCGGGCCCGAGGGCAGCCTCTACATCGCCGACACCGCCGAACGGCGGATCCGGCAGGTCACCGCGGACGGCAAGATCCGGACCGTGGTCGGCGGCCAGCCCACCGCCAGCGAGAGCGACGACCTGACGAACCCCCAGGCGGCCCAGCTGCCGAACTTCTTCGTGATCGCCACCAGCCGCACCGGCCAGCTCTACATCGCCGAGTCGGGCAGCGGCACCCAGCGCGTCCGCCGGCTGGGCACGAAGGGCCTGACCGTCGTCGCCGAGAACCCGACCGAGGAGACGACGGCGGGGACGCCCGACAGCTCGGCCGCGCTGGACCAGATCCGCTCGATCGCGGTCGGCAGCGACGGCCGGGTCTACGTCGCCGACCGGGGGCACCACATCATCTGGGGCTTCCAGGTCAACGGCGACATCGAGCCGGTCGCGGGCGGCGGCACGCTGGCCGACTGCCCGTCGAAGATCGTCGCGAACGGCCCGGACGCGCTCGGCATCAGCTCCGAGAACGCGCTCTACGTCGGCTCGTACGGGGTGTGCGAGCTCCGGAACGGCGGCTCGGCCCGGGAACTCGTCAGCGGCCGGTACGTCGATGCCGTAGCGGCCGGGCCCAATGGTGTCGTCTACTTCCTCTCACAGAACGCGATCTTCAAGCGCACGTCGGGCGGCGATCTCACGCAGATCAGCATCAACCTCAACTAG
- a CDS encoding GlcG/HbpS family heme-binding protein, translating to MSMIGPETIGPDLDTALLLCAAALATAKGLGALVSVAVVDGGGNLVAFVRMDAAEIAGPTLAVDKAYTAVAHRVATDVLGALAAPGGPLQGLASAAGGRYICFGGGKPLWADGRVVGGVGVSGGTVEQDVACATAAADRWPYAAPADSAS from the coding sequence ATGAGCATGATCGGGCCCGAGACGATCGGGCCGGACCTCGACACCGCGCTGCTGCTCTGCGCCGCTGCGCTGGCCACGGCCAAGGGCCTGGGGGCGCTCGTCTCGGTCGCGGTCGTCGACGGTGGCGGCAACCTGGTGGCGTTCGTCCGGATGGACGCCGCCGAGATCGCCGGCCCGACGCTGGCCGTCGACAAGGCCTACACCGCGGTGGCCCACCGGGTCGCCACCGACGTGCTCGGGGCGCTGGCCGCGCCGGGCGGCCCGCTCCAGGGCCTGGCGTCGGCCGCCGGGGGCCGGTACATCTGCTTCGGCGGCGGCAAGCCGCTCTGGGCCGACGGGCGGGTGGTGGGCGGGGTCGGCGTCAGCGGCGGCACGGTGGAGCAGGATGTCGCCTGCGCCACGGCGGCCGCCGATCGATGGCCTTACGCCGCTCCTGCGGATTCCGCATCATGA
- a CDS encoding acetamidase/formamidase family protein, with amino-acid sequence MPSFDYQPDPDVDPAGLVYTFGGAAPVASLRPGTVLTTWTRDCFAGVVRSVDDRSSELCDPRYLNPQTGPFHIEGAEPGDTLAVHFISIEPRETWGVSTTVPFFGALTATPVTPLLHQALPERTWIYDLDRVARTVRYRALDSDFTVDLPLDPMHGTVGVAPALGEVRNSLAPGDWGGNMDTPEMRAGVTCYLPVNVPGALFSFGDGHARQGEGETCGVAVETAMDTALVVDVLKGRPCRWPRIESDDYLITTGSTKPLEDAFRIAHSELVGWVATETGLSTLDAYQLVSQATLTPVANVVDTVYTMTAKMPKSALPGVTAMGGVHRRLKAVAEAWRR; translated from the coding sequence GTGCCCAGCTTCGACTACCAACCGGACCCCGACGTCGATCCGGCCGGACTCGTCTACACGTTCGGCGGCGCCGCCCCGGTCGCGTCGTTGAGGCCGGGCACCGTACTCACCACCTGGACCAGAGACTGCTTCGCGGGCGTCGTCCGCTCGGTGGACGACCGCAGCTCGGAGCTGTGCGACCCGCGCTACCTCAACCCGCAGACCGGTCCGTTCCACATCGAGGGCGCGGAGCCCGGCGACACGCTCGCCGTGCACTTCATCTCGATCGAGCCGCGGGAGACCTGGGGCGTCAGCACCACGGTCCCGTTCTTCGGGGCGCTCACCGCCACCCCGGTGACCCCGCTGCTCCACCAGGCGCTGCCCGAGCGCACCTGGATCTACGACCTCGACCGCGTGGCCCGCACCGTGCGCTACCGCGCCCTCGATTCGGACTTCACCGTCGACCTCCCGCTCGACCCCATGCACGGGACGGTCGGGGTGGCGCCGGCGCTGGGCGAGGTCCGCAACTCGCTCGCGCCCGGCGACTGGGGCGGCAACATGGACACGCCGGAGATGCGGGCCGGCGTCACCTGCTACCTGCCGGTCAACGTTCCCGGGGCGCTGTTCAGCTTCGGCGACGGGCATGCCCGCCAGGGCGAGGGCGAGACCTGCGGTGTCGCGGTCGAGACCGCGATGGACACCGCGCTGGTCGTCGACGTGCTCAAGGGCCGGCCCTGCCGCTGGCCGCGGATCGAGAGCGACGACTACCTGATCACGACCGGGTCCACCAAGCCGCTCGAGGACGCGTTCCGCATCGCGCACTCCGAGCTCGTCGGCTGGGTGGCCACCGAGACCGGCCTGAGCACCCTGGACGCCTACCAGCTGGTCTCCCAGGCCACGCTGACGCCGGTCGCGAACGTCGTCGACACGGTCTACACGATGACCGCGAAGATGCCGAAGTCCGCGCTGCCGGGCGTGACTGCGATGGGCGGGGTGCACCGCAGGCTGAAGGCCGTCGCCGAAGCCTGGCGTCGATGA
- a CDS encoding APC family permease gives MSTTEDVSAESEGLAPHEVHRLKPGTIGLWAVLFIALANAAPITAMTGNVPIAIGYGNGIGAPAGFFFATVILTIFAIGYVTMAKHITTTGAFYGFISHGLGKVWGMGAGLMATLAYVVFEASLIGILASFTKSTIENFGGPKISWIVYALIGIAIIAALGYFEISLSGKILGVFLVAEVVILAALGIAILVRGGGPDGIEAGAINPVNAFGAVASDPQAAITGSAAIGLFFAFWSWVGFETTAVYGEESKDPKRIVPRATMIAVIGLGLFYTFVSWMAIAGNGLDQAVAISRGSTGNAFDLFYGITDRFLAGWVKDVYEVLVVTGSFACALAFHNAASRYLYALGRDGVVDGLKKTLGSTHGKHGSPHIASITQTVITLLITLGFFLLQKPTDAAPDVAYVHQYGLMAILGTMAILIVQAICSIAVIWYFHVRKQHPETASWWRTFLAPLIGAIGMLYVVYLLFTNIDFAAGAAAGSPVFKATPYIVLGIGIVGAVIALALKYRSPERYARIGSTVMAESHER, from the coding sequence GTGAGCACCACAGAAGACGTCTCAGCCGAGTCCGAAGGTCTGGCTCCCCACGAGGTACACCGGCTCAAGCCCGGCACGATCGGGCTCTGGGCGGTGCTGTTCATCGCGCTGGCCAACGCGGCCCCGATCACCGCGATGACCGGCAACGTGCCGATCGCGATCGGCTACGGCAACGGCATCGGCGCACCGGCCGGCTTCTTCTTCGCCACCGTGATCCTGACGATCTTCGCGATCGGCTACGTCACGATGGCCAAGCACATCACGACGACCGGCGCGTTCTACGGCTTCATCTCGCACGGCCTGGGCAAGGTCTGGGGCATGGGCGCCGGCCTGATGGCGACGCTCGCCTACGTCGTGTTCGAGGCGTCGCTGATCGGCATCCTGGCCTCGTTCACGAAGAGCACGATCGAGAACTTCGGCGGGCCCAAGATCAGCTGGATCGTCTACGCGCTGATCGGCATCGCGATCATCGCCGCGCTCGGGTACTTCGAGATCTCGCTGTCGGGCAAGATCCTCGGCGTCTTCCTGGTCGCCGAGGTCGTCATCCTGGCCGCGCTGGGCATCGCGATCCTGGTCCGCGGCGGCGGCCCCGACGGCATCGAGGCCGGCGCGATCAACCCGGTCAACGCGTTCGGTGCGGTCGCCAGCGACCCGCAGGCGGCGATCACCGGCAGCGCGGCGATCGGGCTGTTCTTCGCGTTCTGGTCCTGGGTCGGGTTCGAGACCACCGCGGTCTACGGCGAGGAGTCGAAGGACCCGAAGCGGATCGTTCCCCGGGCCACGATGATCGCCGTGATCGGCCTCGGCCTCTTCTACACGTTCGTGTCGTGGATGGCGATCGCCGGCAACGGGCTCGACCAGGCCGTGGCGATCTCCCGCGGCAGCACCGGCAACGCGTTCGACCTGTTCTACGGCATCACCGACCGGTTCCTGGCCGGCTGGGTCAAGGACGTCTACGAGGTGCTCGTCGTCACCGGCTCGTTCGCCTGCGCGCTGGCGTTCCACAACGCGGCCTCCCGGTACCTGTACGCGCTCGGCCGCGACGGCGTCGTCGACGGTCTGAAGAAGACGCTCGGCTCGACGCACGGCAAGCACGGCTCGCCGCACATCGCGTCGATCACCCAGACCGTCATCACGCTGCTGATCACGCTCGGCTTCTTCCTCCTGCAGAAGCCGACCGACGCGGCCCCGGACGTCGCCTACGTCCACCAGTACGGGCTGATGGCGATCCTCGGCACGATGGCGATCCTGATCGTGCAGGCGATCTGCTCCATCGCGGTGATCTGGTACTTCCACGTGCGCAAGCAGCACCCGGAGACCGCGAGCTGGTGGCGCACGTTCCTGGCCCCGCTGATCGGTGCGATCGGCATGCTCTACGTCGTCTATCTGCTGTTCACGAACATCGACTTCGCGGCCGGTGCGGCCGCGGGCAGCCCGGTGTTCAAGGCGACGCCGTACATCGTGCTCGGCATCGGCATCGTCGGTGCGGTCATCGCGCTGGCGCTGAAGTACCGCAGCCCGGAGCGGTACGCCCGGATCGGCTCCACGGTGATGGCCGAGTCGCACGAGCGCTGA